In one Desulfobaculum bizertense DSM 18034 genomic region, the following are encoded:
- a CDS encoding ABC transporter substrate binding protein produces the protein MKRCPVCTILLMLMLSCWAVFSPAKAQAKGHSFTVLVLNSYHIGYSWGESVLNGIRRELAESGLSLKVHYEFMDTKFYSPQAVEQPLVQLYKSKYATTHFDAIIASDNNALNFLIAHRDTLFPKTPVTFCGVTRFRPEMLQGRNGFTGVAEDVDVAGTISLILRLFPKTRHIGLVSGGVTTSSKNNLEHALEEVRDFAGRLDAINLSGLNPQELKKRLETLPQDTALLYLSYYRTPDGTVLDVDESTGLVAEWSGVPVFSPWLYTMGNGVMGGRVVSGAEQGRKAAQLAVQILRGTAVEALPVIQSQESKTVLDYRQLKRFSLSKHLLPAGSEVLFEPETLFYKYRTSLIIVLACFLWLTLTVFVLLWLLREKTRAAQELQRREERLQSLVALNDLAETPYEQLIQFGLDRLQHLLQAKKALALTFDSRGTLKRYCLCTASELGWHDGPGLQYEQLFSPFWLEVLHKKTVQRIRAGAESDAHSWPCETGRFAQSIALPVWEGERVHGLILLGRDSGDFSRADEQHLMLLMQGIMDIILKRRARERQEQLESELRHSQKMEAIGTVAGGIAHDFNNIISAISSCCELALEDIPPGNPAREDMKQSLKAASRGKQVISRIRTFCSRSEAPAESVYFPALVEECLELLTSLLPSTVELRVEQEISGSGTVVADPGDLHQILMNLCLNADHAMLGQQGTLRVLVREVCVSSSLAAAPPELSEGEYICLTVEDTGKGISSEVLPRIFDPFFTTRKEHGGTGLGLSTVQEICRKYKGLVTVESEEGKGSAFHVFLPEEEHPAADVDTHAKEHVSVRGTERLLVVDDDPELLYSVAKYLSRQGYQVRSCSRSMEALELVRNDPDQFDLLLADQIMPELTGSGLAWELLDCAPDMPVILYSGYSGENADDFVQELEALGVAAFIAKPFENHELGMQVRRVLTAKKERDDGASSHN, from the coding sequence GTGAAGAGATGTCCTGTATGTACGATTCTGCTTATGCTGATGCTGTCGTGCTGGGCTGTTTTTTCTCCAGCCAAGGCACAGGCAAAAGGCCACAGCTTTACTGTGCTTGTGCTGAATTCCTATCATATTGGGTATTCATGGGGCGAAAGCGTCCTGAATGGCATTCGTCGGGAGCTGGCAGAGTCAGGACTTTCTCTCAAGGTGCATTATGAGTTCATGGACACCAAGTTCTACAGCCCGCAGGCTGTCGAGCAGCCTCTTGTTCAGCTCTACAAAAGTAAATACGCTACGACGCATTTTGATGCGATAATCGCCTCAGACAACAATGCACTCAATTTCCTTATTGCTCATCGCGATACCCTTTTCCCCAAGACCCCCGTCACCTTTTGCGGTGTGACCCGCTTTCGCCCAGAGATGCTTCAGGGGCGCAACGGCTTTACTGGTGTTGCAGAGGATGTCGATGTGGCTGGGACCATTTCGCTGATTCTTCGTCTTTTCCCCAAAACCCGGCATATTGGACTGGTCAGTGGCGGCGTCACAACCTCAAGCAAAAATAATCTTGAGCACGCGCTGGAAGAAGTCCGGGATTTTGCCGGGCGGCTTGATGCGATAAACCTGTCTGGGCTTAATCCTCAGGAACTGAAAAAACGCCTTGAGACATTGCCGCAGGATACCGCGTTGCTCTATCTGTCCTATTATCGAACTCCTGACGGGACGGTGCTTGATGTGGATGAGAGCACCGGGCTTGTGGCAGAGTGGAGTGGGGTCCCAGTGTTTTCTCCGTGGCTCTATACAATGGGCAACGGCGTCATGGGTGGGCGCGTTGTGAGCGGAGCGGAGCAGGGGCGAAAAGCTGCGCAGCTTGCGGTGCAAATCCTCCGGGGGACCGCTGTTGAGGCCCTGCCTGTCATTCAGTCCCAAGAGAGCAAGACCGTTTTGGACTATCGCCAGCTCAAGCGATTCTCTTTGTCCAAACATCTTCTGCCAGCTGGTTCAGAAGTCCTTTTTGAGCCTGAAACTCTTTTTTATAAATATCGAACAAGTCTTATCATTGTTCTGGCCTGTTTTTTGTGGCTGACCTTGACGGTGTTTGTGCTTCTGTGGCTGCTTCGAGAGAAAACGCGTGCCGCGCAGGAACTCCAGCGGCGTGAAGAGCGGCTTCAAAGTCTTGTGGCTTTGAATGACCTTGCAGAGACGCCCTATGAGCAGCTTATTCAGTTTGGACTTGATCGGTTGCAGCATCTTTTGCAGGCCAAGAAAGCCCTCGCTCTGACCTTTGACTCCAGAGGGACGCTTAAACGCTACTGTCTGTGCACAGCCTCAGAGTTGGGGTGGCATGACGGGCCGGGGCTGCAGTATGAACAGCTTTTTTCTCCGTTTTGGCTGGAGGTCCTGCATAAGAAAACGGTCCAGCGTATTCGGGCAGGCGCAGAGTCTGATGCCCATAGCTGGCCTTGTGAAACCGGACGCTTTGCCCAGAGCATTGCGCTTCCTGTCTGGGAAGGTGAAAGAGTCCACGGTCTGATTTTGCTGGGGCGGGATTCTGGAGACTTTAGCCGGGCTGATGAGCAGCATCTTATGCTGTTGATGCAGGGCATAATGGACATTATTCTCAAGCGTCGCGCACGGGAACGGCAGGAACAGCTTGAGTCTGAGTTACGGCATTCGCAGAAGATGGAGGCCATAGGGACCGTCGCCGGGGGGATTGCTCATGATTTCAATAACATTATTAGTGCAATCAGCTCCTGCTGTGAGCTTGCGCTGGAGGACATCCCGCCGGGAAACCCTGCGCGTGAGGATATGAAGCAGTCTCTCAAGGCAGCAAGCAGGGGAAAGCAGGTTATCAGCCGCATACGGACTTTTTGCTCGCGGTCAGAGGCTCCGGCTGAGTCGGTGTATTTCCCTGCACTGGTGGAAGAGTGTCTGGAGCTGTTGACTTCGCTTCTTCCGTCAACCGTTGAGCTGCGCGTGGAGCAGGAAATTTCAGGGTCGGGAACTGTTGTTGCGGACCCCGGCGATCTTCACCAGATATTAATGAATCTGTGTCTGAATGCAGACCACGCCATGCTGGGGCAGCAGGGAACCTTGCGGGTTCTTGTGCGTGAGGTCTGTGTGAGTTCCAGCCTTGCTGCTGCACCACCAGAACTCTCAGAAGGAGAGTATATTTGCCTGACCGTGGAAGACACAGGAAAAGGAATTTCTTCGGAGGTTTTGCCTCGGATTTTTGATCCGTTTTTTACCACTCGAAAAGAGCATGGGGGAACCGGACTTGGACTTTCGACTGTGCAGGAGATTTGCCGCAAGTACAAAGGGCTGGTCACTGTGGAAAGTGAAGAGGGCAAGGGCAGTGCGTTCCATGTTTTCCTTCCGGAGGAAGAGCATCCCGCCGCGGATGTGGATACTCACGCAAAAGAGCATGTGTCGGTGCGTGGAACAGAACGCTTGCTTGTCGTGGATGATGACCCCGAGCTTTTGTATTCGGTGGCAAAGTATCTGTCCCGGCAGGGCTATCAGGTTCGGAGCTGTTCCCGCAGTATGGAGGCGCTGGAACTTGTGCGAAATGATCCTGACCAGTTTGATCTGCTGCTTGCGGATCAGATTATGCCAGAGCTGACAGGTTCAGGTCTCGCATGGGAACTTTTGGATTGTGCTCCTGACATGCCCGTTATTTTGTATAGCGGCTATTCTGGAGAGAATGCGGATGACTTTGTTCAGGAGCTTGAGGCGCTCGGCGTTGCAGCGTTTATTGCCAAGCCTTTTGAGAACCATGAGCTTGGGATGCAGGTGCGGAGAGTTTTGACCGCAAAAAAGGAGCGGGATGATGGCGCGAGTTCTCATAATTGA
- a CDS encoding sigma-54-dependent transcriptional regulator, whose product MMARVLIIDDDPTISYTLARVARRSGHEVDFARTLGEGRDCAQNAEYGAIFLDVILPDGDGLTLLPELAAHSYQPMILIITGAAEPDGAANAIVNGAWEYIQKSASISHIGQALERALRHREKQRAAAQNQEKPLSREKIVGNSPALNRALGMVEQYAASEVNVLITGETGVGKEMFARAIHNNSRRQRKPFVVVDCAALPETLAEGMLFGHCKGAFTGADRERKGLVLEADGGTLFLDEIGELSLELQKKFLRILQERTVRPLGGAQEYSSDFRLIAATNRNIEDMVAAETFRSDLLYRVKELHLPLPPLRERQEDIQELAQVFVDSFCAQYGLAEKLLDAELQDVLRSYSWPGNVRELRNAMNFAVTAARHEPLLYSQHLPQEIRIAVTCGRMEASPARLFPLPESKFELPSLHDYRIEAYRVIESQYLADLMTLTQWNIKEACEISGLSRSRLYALLKEHKVLQNKTSASS is encoded by the coding sequence ATGATGGCGCGAGTTCTCATAATTGATGACGATCCTACCATCAGCTATACGCTGGCGCGGGTTGCCCGCCGGTCTGGACATGAGGTTGATTTTGCCCGGACTTTGGGTGAGGGGCGAGACTGTGCCCAAAATGCAGAGTATGGTGCTATTTTTTTGGATGTGATTCTGCCGGACGGTGATGGCCTGACGCTTTTGCCGGAACTTGCCGCACATTCATATCAGCCGATGATTTTGATTATTACGGGGGCGGCTGAGCCTGATGGTGCGGCAAACGCCATTGTGAATGGCGCGTGGGAGTACATTCAGAAAAGCGCGTCCATTAGCCATATTGGGCAGGCTCTGGAGCGGGCTTTGCGGCATAGGGAGAAGCAGCGTGCTGCGGCCCAAAATCAGGAAAAGCCGTTGAGTCGGGAGAAAATTGTTGGCAATAGTCCTGCGCTGAATCGTGCGCTTGGCATGGTGGAGCAGTATGCCGCGTCTGAGGTCAACGTGCTCATTACCGGGGAGACTGGTGTGGGCAAGGAAATGTTTGCCAGAGCAATACATAACAATAGCCGCAGGCAGCGAAAGCCGTTCGTGGTTGTTGACTGTGCCGCTCTCCCGGAGACCTTGGCCGAAGGAATGCTGTTCGGTCATTGCAAGGGCGCGTTTACCGGGGCAGATAGGGAGCGAAAGGGGCTTGTGCTTGAGGCTGACGGCGGAACGCTGTTTTTGGACGAAATAGGCGAGCTGTCGCTGGAACTCCAAAAGAAGTTTTTACGGATTTTGCAGGAGCGAACGGTGCGCCCCCTGGGTGGCGCTCAGGAGTATTCGAGTGATTTTCGGCTGATTGCTGCGACGAACAGAAACATTGAAGACATGGTCGCGGCAGAGACGTTTCGGAGCGATCTTCTGTATCGTGTGAAAGAGCTGCACTTGCCCCTGCCGCCGCTGCGGGAGCGTCAGGAAGATATTCAGGAGCTGGCACAGGTCTTCGTGGATTCTTTTTGTGCGCAGTATGGCCTTGCCGAGAAGCTCCTTGATGCCGAGTTGCAGGACGTACTGCGGAGTTATTCGTGGCCGGGGAATGTACGCGAACTGCGTAATGCCATGAATTTTGCCGTTACTGCCGCCCGTCACGAGCCACTTTTATACTCTCAGCATTTGCCTCAGGAAATTCGGATTGCTGTGACCTGTGGGCGAATGGAGGCTTCTCCTGCCCGGCTTTTTCCTTTGCCGGAGTCCAAGTTTGAGCTGCCGTCCCTGCATGATTACCGGATCGAAGCATATCGGGTGATTGAATCGCAGTACCTTGCGGACCTGATGACCTTGACCCAGTGGAACATAAAGGAAGCCTGTGAAATCTCCGGGCTGTCTCGTTCTCGACTCTATGCCTTGCTCAAGGAACACAAAGTCCTGCAAAACAAGACTTCTGCGTCTTCATAA